Proteins encoded by one window of Arachis hypogaea cultivar Tifrunner chromosome 1, arahy.Tifrunner.gnm2.J5K5, whole genome shotgun sequence:
- the LOC112792877 gene encoding phenylacetaldehyde reductase, with protein MSKVVCVTGASGAIGSWLVKLLLQRGYSVHACVQDLKDEKETKHLEGMEGAKGNLEFFEMDLLDKESIAKAIKGCAGVFHLACPNIIGQVQDPEKEILEPAIQGTVNVLKAAKEEGVERVVATSSISAITPSPNWPADKIKNEDCWTDLDYCKQKGLYYPIAKTLAEKAGWDFAKETGFDVVMINPGTALGPLIPPRINSSMAVLVSVLKGDKETYEDFFMGMAHFKDIAMAHILAFENKKASGRHLCVEAIRHYGDFVAKVAELYPEYNVAKLPKDTQPGLLRAKDASKKLIDLGLEFTPIDQIITDAVESLKSLGYV; from the exons ATGTCGAAGGTCGTTTGTGTCACCGGAGCCAGCGGCGCCATCGGATCGTGGCTGGTTAAGCTCCTCCTCCAACGTGGCTACAGCGTCCACGCCTGTGTCCAAGATCTCA AGGATGAGAAGGAGACGAAGCATTTGGAAGGCATGGAAGGAGCGAAGGGTAATTTGGAGTTCTTCGAGATGGATCTTCTAGACAAGGAGTCGATTGCGAAGGCCATAAAGGGATGTGCCGGTGTTTTCCACCTAGCATGTCCCAACATCATAGGACAAGTCCAAGACCCAGAG AAGGAGATATTGGAACCAGCAATTCAAGGGACAGTGAATGTGCTGAAAGCAGCAAAGGAAGAAGGAGTGGAGAGAGTGGTGGCAACATCATCAATCTCTGCCATAACTCCAAGTCCTAATTGGCCAGCTGATAAGATTAAGAATGAAGATTGTTGGACTGATCTTGATTACTGCAAACAGAAGGGG TTATACTATCCTATTGCAAAGACATTGGCTGAGAAAGCAGGGTGGGATTTTGCAAAGGAGACGGGTTTTGATGTGGTTATGATCAATCCTGGCACTGCTTTGGGCCCTCTCATTCCACCAAGAATCAATTCTAGCATGGCTGTTCTTGTTAGTGTCCTTAAAG GTGACAAAGAAACGTACGAGGATTTCTTCATGGGAATGGCACACTTTAAGGACATAGCAATGGCACATATTTTGGCTTTTGAGAACAAGAAAGCATCTGGAAGGCACTTGTGTGTAGAAGCTATTCGTCACTATGGTGATTTTGTTGCCAAGGTTGCTGAGCTTTACCCTGAATACAATGTGGCTAA gttgccAAAGGATACCCAACCAGGACTGTTGAGAGCAAAAGATGCATCAAAGAAGCTCATTGATTTAGGGTTAGAGTTCACTCCTATTGATCAAATAATCACTGATGCTGTGGAGAGTTTGAAGAGCCTTGGCTATgtctaa
- the LOC112792851 gene encoding transcription termination factor MTERF15, mitochondrial yields the protein MAATRSIGNAILRNHSLCFSTASCYRKQISLASLFQRYGFPPSQIPHIISNNSFLLDSNIPELEKSLATLFSFRIPQNAVVSLIRNCPAVLEPKFLQNWEQGLSKLKAMNPSSSMIVNFLECSRRFQLDPVEASKKVEALKSLGFSDDVVSKILEGFPSVIAVSRRQLASVIEFLVEFGIPRDEVVDRVVRLNPRVLGIGVEQRLKPLIRELEELRFPRHEIRTEVVRVPRILGMEIGEFSRCLRLLEGLKCREAIKERIFQDGLLRACFEVKLKVDCLCHHGLIRSDALKLLWKEPRLITYDVESIEKKIGFLVQRMNYSVDCLLHVPEYLGVNFEKQIVPRYNVMEYLKAKGTLGFEFGLKDMVKPTRLRFYNLYVKPYPECEKIYGRFSGITKVKSKHPPGLWKLFKPPKFLTTDEDAKNLKSFMDTLK from the exons ATGGCAGCAACAAGAAGCATTGGCAATGCTATCCTCCGAAACCACTCCCTCTGTTTCTCCACTGCTTCTTGTTACCGGAAACAGATTTCCCTCGCCAGTCTCTTCCAGAGGTACGGTTTCCCCCCTTCCCAAATTCCCCACATCATCTCCAACAACTCCTTTCTCTTAGATTCCAACATACCTGAACTTGAGAAATCACTCGCCACTCTCTTCTCCTTCCGAATTCCCCAAAATGCCGTTGTCTCCCTCATTCGCAACTGCCCTGCCGTGTTGGAACCCAAGTTCCTCCAAAACTGGGAGCAGGGATTGTCGAAGCTCAAGGCCATGAACCCTTCCTCATCCATGATTGTGAACTTCTTGGAGTGTTCTAGAAGATTCCAACTGGACCCGGTTGAGGCTTCCAAGAAAGTCGAGGCATTGAAGAGCTTGGGATTTTCTGATGACGTTGTGTCGAAGATTTTGGAGGGTTTCCCGAGCGTGATTGCAGTGAGCAGGAGGCAACTTGCTTCTGTGATTGAGTTTCTGGTGGAATTTGGGATTCCGAGGGATGAGGTGGTTGATCGAGTTGTGCGGTTGAACCCAAGGGTTTTGGGAATTGGGGTTGAGCAGAGGTTGAAGCCCCTGATTCGTGAATTGGAGGAGTTAAGATTTCCTAGGCACGAAATTAGGACCGAGGTAGTTAGGGTGCCAAGGATTTTGGGAATGGAGATTGGGGAATTTTCACGGTGTTTGCGGTTGCTAGAGGGTTTGAAGTGTAGGGAAGCCATCAAAGAGAGGATTTTTCAGGATGGTTTGCTGAGGGCTTGTTTTGAAGTGAAGTTAAAAGTGGATTGCTTGTGCCATCACGGATTGATTCGAAGCGATGCTTTGAAGTTGTTATGGAAAGAGCCAAGGTTGATAACCTATGATGTAGAGTCCATTGAGAAAAAGATTGGGTTCTTGGTGCAGAGGATGAATTATAGTGTTGATTGTTTGCTTCATGTTCCTGAGTACTTGGGTGTGAACTTTGAGAAGCAGATTGTTCCTAGGTACAATGTAATGGAGTACTTGAAAGCGAAAGGCACGCTTGGTTTCGAGTTTGGACTAAAGGACATGGTAAAGCCAACCAGGCTTAGATTTTACAATCTTTATGTCAAGCCCTATCCAGAGTGTGAAAAGATTTATGGGCGGTTTTCTGGAATTACCAAAGTTAAAAGTAAGCATCCACCTGGTCTATGGAAACTCTTTAAACCTCCCAAGTTCCTGACAACCGATGAAGATGCGAAGAATTTGAAGTCATTCATGGACACACTG AAATAG
- the LOC112795795 gene encoding uncharacterized protein: MIGGLSMEVGNDKTVRFWEDAWLTSGVLKDLFPRLFSVSNLRGSFIRDFKLTTEREDRVVWKFDRSGVFSTKSFMQVMQEAVLPEEITSYSFTRAIWRGFVPPKVELFAWFVLVERVNTKKRLGRLGVIDQLDNMCALCCKSVKSAFHLFLGFALTWQVWCAWLFALGREWSVPGTLKQHFESWTNASLRKYERKRWLIGFFAAIWAIWLERNDRLFRNQGSGVVKIINRSFVLFDEWIGGTILGC; the protein is encoded by the exons ATGATTGGTGGATTGTCAATGGAAGTAGGAAATGACAAAACAGTCCGATTCTGGGAGGATGCTTGGCTAACTAGTGGTGTCTTGAAAGACTTGTTTCCAAGGCTTTTCTCGGTTTCAAACCTTAGAGGATCTTTTATAAGggact TTAAGCTAACAACTGAGAGAGAGGATCGGGTGGTTTGGAAATTTGATAGGAGTGGTGTGTTTTCTACTAAGTCCTTCATGCAGGTGATGCAGGAAGCAGTACTCCCGGAGGAAATAACAAGCTACAGCTTCACACGTGCTATTTGGAGGGGTTTCGTCCCACCAAAGGTTGAATTATTTGCTTGGTTTGTATTGGTTGAGAGGGTGAatactaagaaaagattgggaagATTAGGTGTCATAGACCAGCTTGATAATATGTGTGCTCTGTGCTGTAAGTCTGTGAAATCTGCTTTTCATCTCTTTCTTGGTTTTGCGCTTACTTGGCAAGTGTGGTGTGCTTGGCTGTTCGCTCTGGGAAGAGAATGGTCCGTTCCAGGTACACTGAAGCAACATTTTGAGAGCTGGACGAATGCTTCACTAAGAAAGTATGAGAGGAAGCGCTGGTTGATTGGTTTCTTTGCGGCAATTTGGGCAATTTGGCTTGAGAGGAATGATAGGCTGTTCCGTAATCAAGGCTCAGGTGTAGTGAAAATCATTAACAGGTCCTTTGTGCTATTTGACGAGTGGATTGGTGGTACTATTCTTGGTTGTTGA
- the LOC112792835 gene encoding LOB domain-containing protein 12 produces the protein MGGSSPCASCKLLRRRCTKECIFAPYFPSDDPRKFAIVHKVFGASNVSKMLQELPIDQRGDAVSSLVYEATARVRDPVYGCVGAISYLQNQVTQLQMQLAVAQAEILSIHQMQQDPSNNNTTLLPSQLLDQDYSEKFLLLSSAENNNNYDFLPQYLSFASSSSSSSNVFQDSEPLKRESFC, from the exons ATGGGGGGTTCCTCACCTTGTGCTTCTTGCAAATTGTTGAGGCGGCGTTGCACCAAAGAATGCATCTTTGCTCCTTATTTTCCTTCTGATGATCCTCGCAAGTTTGCCATTGTGCACAAAGTCTTTGGCGCTAGCAATGTCAGCAAAATGCTTCAG gaACTTCCAATTGATCAAAGAGGAGATGCTGTAAGCAGTTTAGTTTATGAGGCAACTGCAAGAGTGAGAGACCCTGTGTATGGTTGTGTTGGAGCAATATCATACCTTCAAAATCAAGTTACACAATTACAAATGCAACTTGCAGTGGCTCAGGCAGAGATTCTAAGCATCCATCAGATGCAACAAGACCCTTCTAATAACAATACTACCTTATTACCAAGTCAATTATTAGATCAAGATTATAGTGAAAAGTTTCTGCTCCTATCATCAGCTGAAAACAATAACAACTATGACTTTCTTCCCCAATATCTTagctttgcttcttcttcttcttcttcttcaaatgtATTCCAAGACTCTGAGCCTCTTAAGAGAGAGTCTTTTTGTTAA